Proteins encoded by one window of candidate division KSB1 bacterium:
- a CDS encoding AI-2E family transporter, which produces MQSTHRQYHVQFSDRHFIQVRRVFIAILLAAATITLTVLLRDLVTPVVISIFLAYLLAPLVDAIENRGLSRTLAVIMVFAALMLVFTVAISLVWQDMLDEIKKILAGLKIDNREELVEGVRAKLRAAFPGMAQSAFLDEAAEKAVAYGESFASRTVEAFSAIGEAIIIPFLTFFILKDARTLKKNIVALIPNRYFEMSLSLIHKATLQLGRFIRGQLLDAAVVGMMAMIALSFLELPYALLIGAFAGMCNLIPFLGPILGCIAAIVVSIIETGSFEFVLKIIIAFAVVKLIDDLIVQPTVVSKSVELHPVTVIISIFAGGHVAGILGMVVAVPLVSIAKVTASILYWGFTKYYIFGPPAYAVDEPQTMVEVLPATAKIELPASTSTPPHPAAAENKKMTGAAQTAASVHRARQAKKN; this is translated from the coding sequence ATGCAAAGCACTCATCGCCAATATCACGTGCAATTTTCCGACCGGCATTTCATTCAAGTCCGGCGTGTCTTTATTGCGATTTTGCTGGCGGCCGCCACGATCACGTTGACCGTTCTCCTGCGCGATTTGGTGACGCCGGTGGTCATCTCTATTTTTCTCGCCTATCTGCTGGCGCCGCTGGTTGACGCGATTGAAAACCGCGGTCTGTCCCGAACCTTGGCGGTCATTATGGTTTTCGCTGCATTAATGCTGGTCTTCACCGTGGCGATTTCGCTGGTGTGGCAGGATATGCTGGATGAGATCAAAAAGATTCTGGCCGGCCTGAAGATCGACAATCGCGAAGAGTTGGTGGAAGGCGTTCGCGCGAAATTACGTGCTGCGTTTCCAGGCATGGCGCAGTCTGCTTTTCTTGACGAAGCCGCGGAGAAGGCCGTGGCGTACGGCGAGTCTTTTGCGAGCCGAACGGTGGAGGCGTTTTCGGCCATCGGCGAGGCGATTATCATTCCGTTTTTGACATTTTTTATTTTAAAAGATGCCCGTACCCTGAAAAAAAATATCGTCGCGCTTATTCCCAACCGCTATTTCGAGATGTCGCTGAGCCTCATTCATAAAGCGACGTTGCAGCTCGGGCGTTTCATTCGCGGGCAGTTGCTCGACGCCGCCGTCGTCGGCATGATGGCGATGATCGCACTCTCGTTTTTGGAATTGCCTTATGCCCTGCTGATCGGCGCCTTTGCCGGGATGTGCAATTTGATTCCATTTCTCGGCCCGATCCTTGGCTGCATCGCGGCGATCGTCGTGTCGATCATCGAAACCGGCAGTTTCGAGTTTGTCCTGAAGATTATTATTGCCTTTGCCGTCGTCAAGCTTATCGACGACTTGATCGTACAGCCGACAGTGGTTTCAAAAAGTGTGGAGCTGCATCCGGTGACGGTGATTATCTCAATTTTTGCTGGCGGCCATGTGGCCGGTATTTTGGGGATGGTCGTGGCCGTGCCGTTGGTGAGCATTGCCAAGGTCACTGCCAGCATTCTTTATTGGGGTTTTACAAAATATTACATTTTTGGCCCGCCCGCCTACGCGGTTGACGAGCCGCAGACGATGGTGGAAGTTTTGCCCGCAACGGCCAAAATAGAATTGCCGGCCTCAACCTCGACTCCTCCTCATCCGGCTGCGGCAGAAAACAAAAAAATGACTGGTGCGGCTCAAACTGCGGCGTCAGTCCACCGCGCCCGCCAAGCGAAAAAAAATTGA